From the Leptospira biflexa serovar Patoc strain 'Patoc 1 (Paris)' genome, one window contains:
- a CDS encoding ParA family protein, with product MKVISVSNIKGGSGKSTTAAHLACALARRGKTLVVDMDMQGDLTDFCLPDLDLVALEESNVMSVLLGMKKISDCIRKTKQFDVLPSTLSLAKLTKYNPDSTSLCLQFKRALEEVRKEYQFVIIDTPGSAKHELTTAIYNSELILIPVTPSKWTIRAVNLLLDEIAQTETVFSQKKKIAFVPSWFGPSKKHRELLEKLKAIEEIPTLGEIPKSESIKTKTEKQESLKKDTNAWYAFDRLADETIALVDPEHSILNFRL from the coding sequence ATGAAGGTGATTTCAGTTTCCAATATCAAAGGGGGAAGTGGTAAATCCACAACTGCGGCCCATTTGGCTTGTGCTTTGGCGAGAAGAGGGAAAACGCTTGTTGTTGATATGGATATGCAAGGTGACTTGACGGATTTTTGTCTGCCTGATTTGGATTTGGTTGCTTTAGAAGAATCGAATGTGATGAGTGTGCTTCTCGGAATGAAAAAAATTTCTGACTGCATCCGTAAGACCAAACAGTTTGATGTTTTACCTTCCACTTTGAGTTTGGCAAAACTCACCAAATACAATCCAGATTCCACTAGTCTTTGCCTTCAGTTCAAAAGGGCACTAGAGGAAGTACGAAAGGAATACCAATTTGTGATCATCGATACCCCAGGTTCGGCCAAACATGAACTCACCACTGCCATTTATAATTCAGAACTGATCCTTATCCCTGTCACGCCGAGTAAATGGACAATTCGTGCTGTAAATCTATTACTCGATGAGATTGCGCAAACTGAGACTGTGTTTAGTCAAAAGAAAAAAATTGCCTTTGTTCCTTCTTGGTTTGGTCCCTCTAAAAAACATAGGGAGTTATTGGAAAAATTGAAAGCGATTGAAGAAATCCCAACTCTTGGTGAAATTCCAAAATCGGAATCCATCAAGACCAAAACAGAAAAACAAGAATCCTTAAAAAAAGATACCAATGCTTGGTATGCCTTTGATCGATTGGCTGATGAGACGATTGCCTTAGTTGACCCGGAACATTCTATTTTGAATTTTCGTTTGTAA
- a CDS encoding YopX family protein, translated as MAFTIRFRVWDKQEKEFSQKGFSLTLDGKLLKFGQPISNEDNYIVNSFTGLRDKYDKELFEEDIIEHTVAKGGNLTQHTGIIRYNNEHGAFYIENGPPLLQLFSIRKVGNPYENPILYDLYLKSKS; from the coding sequence ATGGCATTCACAATTCGATTCCGAGTTTGGGACAAACAAGAGAAAGAATTTTCTCAGAAAGGTTTTAGTTTAACCTTAGATGGAAAGTTATTAAAATTTGGACAACCTATATCTAATGAAGATAATTATATAGTCAATAGTTTCACTGGTCTCAGAGACAAATATGATAAAGAATTATTTGAAGAAGATATCATTGAACATACAGTTGCCAAAGGTGGGAATTTAACCCAACATACCGGCATTATACGATATAACAACGAACATGGTGCATTTTATATAGAAAATGGTCCTCCTCTTTTACAGTTGTTTTCGATCCGAAAAGTGGGAAACCCTTATGAAAATCCGATCCTTTATGATTTGTATTTAAAAAGTAAGTCTTGA
- a CDS encoding AMP-dependent synthetase/ligase gives MKNFTTLNDVFYYAKKNYGSKEMFFAKDTAKNFKGRTFSDIFHEAENLALSLLQMGLQPGDRIGLMADNRTEWAIADIATLLNGAVNVPRGSDSTAQEIEYILSHSESKYCFVEHEKLYDSLKPILSTTKVEKVIILDPTYVPKDSTVVNLQTLVRDGEALRKNLPSLELRSKQVKPDDLFTIIYTSGTTGMPKGVMLTHQNMVYNVVKVPPRVGLKSTDRTLSILPVWHIFERAIDYAIITEGASIAYTNIRDLRDDFQKIKPSFMASAPRLWENLYLGIKQKLEKAPENKKKLFDFAYDICKKFKDGQDYLAGNRLLTKEESPFERMKNTTVSIGYVLNLFLLAKLLDGLVFSKIRDVLGGHLTGTISGGGALPSHVDEFFNVIGIPVYEGYGMTECAPIISVRSVGHVVQGSVGKWPEGTAVRIVNEQGESVPKGKMGVIHIKGPQVMKGYYKNEEATKKAIVDGWMNTGDLGFISFNDTLSVRGRVKDTIVLLGGENVEPVPIENLLLENALINQVIVVGQDQKSLTALVWPDKERMKEVGLQWKEGEDLNQNKDVRLYYQNIVKKQISSENGFKSFEKLSDFRFLPKAMEVGDELTNLFKMKRNIIHDKYKDLIKSMYN, from the coding sequence ATGAAAAATTTTACGACGCTGAATGATGTATTTTATTATGCGAAAAAAAACTACGGTTCCAAAGAGATGTTCTTTGCAAAAGACACTGCCAAAAATTTCAAAGGACGCACCTTCTCTGACATCTTTCACGAAGCTGAAAATTTAGCCTTATCCCTTTTACAAATGGGATTACAACCAGGAGATCGAATTGGACTCATGGCCGATAATCGAACCGAATGGGCGATTGCCGACATTGCAACCTTGTTAAACGGTGCGGTGAATGTTCCAAGGGGATCAGATTCGACAGCCCAAGAAATTGAATACATCCTGAGTCATTCAGAGAGTAAATATTGTTTTGTGGAACATGAAAAACTTTATGATTCCTTAAAACCAATTTTATCCACTACAAAAGTAGAAAAGGTGATCATTTTAGATCCCACATATGTACCAAAAGATTCCACAGTTGTCAATCTTCAGACCCTCGTGAGAGATGGGGAAGCACTTCGAAAAAATCTCCCCTCCTTAGAACTTAGGTCCAAACAAGTCAAACCAGACGATCTTTTTACCATCATTTATACTTCGGGGACAACAGGGATGCCAAAAGGTGTTATGTTAACACACCAAAACATGGTTTATAATGTGGTAAAAGTTCCACCAAGGGTTGGACTCAAATCAACCGATCGAACTTTGTCCATCCTTCCTGTTTGGCATATCTTTGAACGAGCGATTGATTATGCAATCATTACAGAAGGTGCATCCATCGCCTACACGAACATCCGTGACCTTCGAGATGATTTTCAGAAAATCAAACCGAGTTTTATGGCATCTGCCCCAAGACTATGGGAAAATTTATATTTAGGCATCAAACAAAAGTTAGAGAAAGCACCGGAAAACAAAAAGAAACTTTTTGATTTTGCTTATGACATTTGTAAAAAGTTCAAAGATGGTCAAGATTATCTTGCGGGGAATCGGCTTCTCACAAAGGAAGAATCTCCATTTGAGAGAATGAAAAATACAACTGTATCGATTGGTTATGTACTGAATTTATTTTTACTGGCAAAATTACTCGATGGGCTTGTTTTTTCAAAAATCAGAGATGTGTTAGGTGGTCATTTGACAGGAACTATCTCTGGAGGTGGTGCCCTACCGTCACACGTGGATGAATTTTTTAATGTCATTGGAATCCCCGTTTACGAAGGTTATGGGATGACAGAATGTGCTCCCATTATCTCCGTTCGTTCCGTCGGACATGTAGTCCAAGGTTCTGTAGGAAAATGGCCGGAAGGTACTGCTGTTCGGATTGTCAACGAACAAGGAGAATCGGTTCCAAAAGGGAAAATGGGTGTCATTCACATCAAAGGCCCTCAAGTCATGAAAGGGTATTATAAAAATGAGGAAGCAACCAAAAAGGCAATAGTGGATGGTTGGATGAATACAGGAGATCTTGGATTTATTTCCTTTAACGACACCCTATCGGTAAGAGGTCGTGTGAAAGATACAATTGTTCTTTTAGGTGGCGAAAATGTGGAACCAGTTCCCATTGAAAATTTACTTTTGGAAAATGCACTCATCAACCAAGTCATTGTTGTGGGCCAAGACCAAAAGTCGTTAACTGCACTCGTTTGGCCCGATAAGGAAAGAATGAAAGAAGTTGGCTTACAATGGAAAGAAGGAGAGGATCTAAATCAAAATAAAGATGTGAGACTTTACTATCAAAATATCGTCAAAAAACAAATCTCATCTGAAAATGGATTCAAATCATTTGAAAAACTATCTGACTTTCGTTTTTTACCGAAAGCCATGGAGGTTGGAGATGAACTCACCAACCTTTTCAAAATGAAACGAAACATCATCCATGATAAATACAAAGATTTAATCAAGTCCATGTACAACTAA